A stretch of the Erinaceus europaeus chromosome 1, mEriEur2.1, whole genome shotgun sequence genome encodes the following:
- the TBATA gene encoding protein TBATA isoform X1 produces the protein MTTEVANQVAEHPLMRPRFLRGQPRTEQETQGTGQQDHQRGPGQNSFLIISRAHLYSRGTPYSQGHRETGKQTASKLGALQDLPQPHPGPSVESQPEKKPVHTPRSQGDSEPRKELVNSGTLNFEPVQEKVKAPKPQSPGTYRFGRLSHHSFFSRHHPHPQRVTHIQDLTGKPVCVVRDIGDQYSLTPSPQDPLWSRCLMKTPTIATPIGDPQSNQEPQLPSEAWKKELKTLASRIAVFTKENEPKDSEKEEPQREEGAKYSAETGRLIPASAQAFGRRHSRQGHRSSSSSSSRNGDIQTILKDQELLDDLTLPGVRFSGSVGRGHRAGLQGLHLPPRVPTSASSRHSYHHQPCVKTPHRSPKIEMDHSFLDWRVEGGTSPEVEETPKAEEAAGSQVDTPFTMDESQAELSAGPAHFSPQPVFWENITFFITSPDPGSSRVGRPTGSLKHSHQELRDSEPGLGTPLSDSSDRLFEIYPVLATLRSPEGEGPGIGTPPDSSGSASSSAPSLYPRRETPEPAPGSPGISRETTAHTLQSIPEEDEDISSTQKRETRVHWKSTSSSDVFQPEHRRKNSKDNGRALKSEDSPTLLTQTSSHTLELSLSPQPKYLFCYSKKSIKL, from the exons ATGACGACAGAGGTAGCAAATCAAGTGGCAGAGCATCCACTAATGAG GCCCAGATTCCTTAGAGGCCAACCGAGGACGGAACAGGAAACTCAGGGGACTGGTCAGCAAGACCATCAGAGGGGCCCGGGGCAGAACAGCTTTCTTATCATATCCAGAGCCCATCTATACTCCAGAGGGACCCCCTACAGCCAGGGCCACCGGGAGACGGGAAAGCAGACAGCAAGCAAGCTTGGAGCCTTGCAAGACCTACCCCAGCCTCATCCAGG TCCAAGTGTTGAGTCACAGCCTGAAAAGAAACCGGTGCACACGCCAAGGAGCCAAGGAGACAGTGAACCACGTAAAGAACTGGTGAACTCAGGGACTCTTAATTTCGAGCCTGTCCAGGAGAAAGTGAAGGCGCCCAAGCCCCAGAGTCCAGGCACCTATCGATTTGGCCGTCTCAGCCACCACTCCTTCTTCTCCcggcaccacccccacccccagagggtGACGCACATCCAAG ATCTCACTGGGAAGCCCGTGTGTGTTGTCAGGGACATCGGAGACCAGTACTCTCTGACCCCCTCGCCTCAAGACCCACTCTGGTCCCGCTGTCTGATGAAGACACCTACAATAGCCACCCCCATTGGGGACCCACAGTCGAATCAGGAGCCTCAGCTTCCTTCTG AGGCCTGGAAGAAGGAGTTGAAGACCCTGGCTTCTCGCATAGCTGTCTTCACCAAGGAAAATGAGCCGAAGGACAGCGAG aaggaggaacctcagagagaagagggggctaAGTACTCGGCTGAGACAGGGAGGCTCATCCCTGCTTCTGCCCAAGCCTTTGGCCGCCGCCACTCCCGCCAGGGTCACCGGAGCTCTTCTTCATCTTCAAGTAGAAATGGAGACATTCAGACCATCCTAAAAGATCAGGAGCTGCTG GACGACCTCACCTTGCCTGGAGTTAGGTTCTCGGGTTCCgtggggagggggcacagggcAG GACTACAAGGGCTTCACCTCCCACCAAGGGTCCCAACTTCAGCCAGCAGTAGACACAGCTACCATCACCAGCCCTGCGTAAAGACCCCCCATAGATCACCCAAAATAGAAATGGATCATTCTTTTCTTGACTGGAGAGTAGAGGGGGGGACAAGCCCTGAAGTAGAAGAGACACCAAAGGCTGAGGAGGCTGCTGGGAGCCAAGTGGACACGCCGTTCACCATGGACGAGTCCCAGGCTGAGCTATCTGCAGGACCAGCCCACTTCAGCCCTCAGCCTGTCTTCTGGGAGAACATCACCTTCTTTATAACATCTCCAGACCCTGGGAGTTCCAGGGTGGGGAGGCCCACGGGGTCCCTGAAACACTCACACCAAGAACTCAGGGACTCAGAACCCG GTCTTGGAACTCCTCTGTCAGATTCTTCAGACAGACTCTTTGAGATCTATCCAGTTCTGGCTACTCTACGCTCCCCAGAAGG AGAAGGACCTGGCATTGGGACTCCTCCAGACAGCAGTGGCTCAGCTTCTTCCTCAGCCCCTAGTCTCTATCCCAGAAGAGAAACTCCTGAACCAGCTCCAGGAAGTCCAGGAATCTCAAGAGAGACTACAGCTCACACCCTCCAG TCAATCCCCGAAGAAGACGAAGACATCTCCTCTACCCAAAAGCGAGAGACCAG aGTACATTGGAAAAGCACAAGTTCTTCGGATGTATTCCAGCCAGAGCACAGAAGAAAAAACTCCAAAGATAATGGAAGAGCACTGAAGAGTGAGGATTCTCCAACCCTCCTCACTCAGACATCATCCCATACTTTAGAGTTGTCTTTATCACCTCAACCAAAATACTTATTTTGCTATAGCAAAAAGTCTATTAAATTATGA
- the TBATA gene encoding protein TBATA isoform X6, with translation MTTEVANQVAEHPLMSPSVESQPEKKPVHTPRSQGDSEPRKELVNSGTLNFEPVQEKVKAPKPQSPGTYRFGRLSHHSFFSRHHPHPQRVTHIQDLTGKPVCVVRDIGDQYSLTPSPQDPLWSRCLMKTPTIATPIGDPQSNQEPQLPSEAWKKELKTLASRIAVFTKENEPKDSEKEEPQREEGAKYSAETGRLIPASAQAFGRRHSRQGHRSSSSSSSRNGDIQTILKDQELLVLELLCQILQTDSLRSIQFWLLYAPQKEKDLALGLLQTAVAQLLPQPLVSIPEEKLLNQLQEVQESQERLQLTPSSQSPKKTKTSPLPKSERPEYIGKAQVLRMYSSQSTEEKTPKIMEEH, from the exons ATGACGACAGAGGTAGCAAATCAAGTGGCAGAGCATCCACTAATGAG TCCAAGTGTTGAGTCACAGCCTGAAAAGAAACCGGTGCACACGCCAAGGAGCCAAGGAGACAGTGAACCACGTAAAGAACTGGTGAACTCAGGGACTCTTAATTTCGAGCCTGTCCAGGAGAAAGTGAAGGCGCCCAAGCCCCAGAGTCCAGGCACCTATCGATTTGGCCGTCTCAGCCACCACTCCTTCTTCTCCcggcaccacccccacccccagagggtGACGCACATCCAAG ATCTCACTGGGAAGCCCGTGTGTGTTGTCAGGGACATCGGAGACCAGTACTCTCTGACCCCCTCGCCTCAAGACCCACTCTGGTCCCGCTGTCTGATGAAGACACCTACAATAGCCACCCCCATTGGGGACCCACAGTCGAATCAGGAGCCTCAGCTTCCTTCTG AGGCCTGGAAGAAGGAGTTGAAGACCCTGGCTTCTCGCATAGCTGTCTTCACCAAGGAAAATGAGCCGAAGGACAGCGAG aaggaggaacctcagagagaagagggggctaAGTACTCGGCTGAGACAGGGAGGCTCATCCCTGCTTCTGCCCAAGCCTTTGGCCGCCGCCACTCCCGCCAGGGTCACCGGAGCTCTTCTTCATCTTCAAGTAGAAATGGAGACATTCAGACCATCCTAAAAGATCAGGAGCTGCTG GTCTTGGAACTCCTCTGTCAGATTCTTCAGACAGACTCTTTGAGATCTATCCAGTTCTGGCTACTCTACGCTCCCCAGAAGG AGAAGGACCTGGCATTGGGACTCCTCCAGACAGCAGTGGCTCAGCTTCTTCCTCAGCCCCTAGTCTCTATCCCAGAAGAGAAACTCCTGAACCAGCTCCAGGAAGTCCAGGAATCTCAAGAGAGACTACAGCTCACACCCTCCAG TCAATCCCCGAAGAAGACGAAGACATCTCCTCTACCCAAAAGCGAGAGACCAG aGTACATTGGAAAAGCACAAGTTCTTCGGATGTATTCCAGCCAGAGCACAGAAGAAAAAACTCCAAAGATAATGGAAGAGCACTGA
- the TBATA gene encoding protein TBATA isoform X3, protein MNPSSLLSPSVESQPEKKPVHTPRSQGDSEPRKELVNSGTLNFEPVQEKVKAPKPQSPGTYRFGRLSHHSFFSRHHPHPQRVTHIQDLTGKPVCVVRDIGDQYSLTPSPQDPLWSRCLMKTPTIATPIGDPQSNQEPQLPSEAWKKELKTLASRIAVFTKENEPKDSEKEEPQREEGAKYSAETGRLIPASAQAFGRRHSRQGHRSSSSSSSRNGDIQTILKDQELLDDLTLPGVRFSGSVGRGHRAGLQGLHLPPRVPTSASSRHSYHHQPCVKTPHRSPKIEMDHSFLDWRVEGGTSPEVEETPKAEEAAGSQVDTPFTMDESQAELSAGPAHFSPQPVFWENITFFITSPDPGSSRVGRPTGSLKHSHQELRDSEPGLGTPLSDSSDRLFEIYPVLATLRSPEGEGPGIGTPPDSSGSASSSAPSLYPRRETPEPAPGSPGISRETTAHTLQSIPEEDEDISSTQKRETRVHWKSTSSSDVFQPEHRRKNSKDNGRALKSEDSPTLLTQTSSHTLELSLSPQPKYLFCYSKKSIKL, encoded by the exons ATGAATCCTAGCTCTCTGCTAAG TCCAAGTGTTGAGTCACAGCCTGAAAAGAAACCGGTGCACACGCCAAGGAGCCAAGGAGACAGTGAACCACGTAAAGAACTGGTGAACTCAGGGACTCTTAATTTCGAGCCTGTCCAGGAGAAAGTGAAGGCGCCCAAGCCCCAGAGTCCAGGCACCTATCGATTTGGCCGTCTCAGCCACCACTCCTTCTTCTCCcggcaccacccccacccccagagggtGACGCACATCCAAG ATCTCACTGGGAAGCCCGTGTGTGTTGTCAGGGACATCGGAGACCAGTACTCTCTGACCCCCTCGCCTCAAGACCCACTCTGGTCCCGCTGTCTGATGAAGACACCTACAATAGCCACCCCCATTGGGGACCCACAGTCGAATCAGGAGCCTCAGCTTCCTTCTG AGGCCTGGAAGAAGGAGTTGAAGACCCTGGCTTCTCGCATAGCTGTCTTCACCAAGGAAAATGAGCCGAAGGACAGCGAG aaggaggaacctcagagagaagagggggctaAGTACTCGGCTGAGACAGGGAGGCTCATCCCTGCTTCTGCCCAAGCCTTTGGCCGCCGCCACTCCCGCCAGGGTCACCGGAGCTCTTCTTCATCTTCAAGTAGAAATGGAGACATTCAGACCATCCTAAAAGATCAGGAGCTGCTG GACGACCTCACCTTGCCTGGAGTTAGGTTCTCGGGTTCCgtggggagggggcacagggcAG GACTACAAGGGCTTCACCTCCCACCAAGGGTCCCAACTTCAGCCAGCAGTAGACACAGCTACCATCACCAGCCCTGCGTAAAGACCCCCCATAGATCACCCAAAATAGAAATGGATCATTCTTTTCTTGACTGGAGAGTAGAGGGGGGGACAAGCCCTGAAGTAGAAGAGACACCAAAGGCTGAGGAGGCTGCTGGGAGCCAAGTGGACACGCCGTTCACCATGGACGAGTCCCAGGCTGAGCTATCTGCAGGACCAGCCCACTTCAGCCCTCAGCCTGTCTTCTGGGAGAACATCACCTTCTTTATAACATCTCCAGACCCTGGGAGTTCCAGGGTGGGGAGGCCCACGGGGTCCCTGAAACACTCACACCAAGAACTCAGGGACTCAGAACCCG GTCTTGGAACTCCTCTGTCAGATTCTTCAGACAGACTCTTTGAGATCTATCCAGTTCTGGCTACTCTACGCTCCCCAGAAGG AGAAGGACCTGGCATTGGGACTCCTCCAGACAGCAGTGGCTCAGCTTCTTCCTCAGCCCCTAGTCTCTATCCCAGAAGAGAAACTCCTGAACCAGCTCCAGGAAGTCCAGGAATCTCAAGAGAGACTACAGCTCACACCCTCCAG TCAATCCCCGAAGAAGACGAAGACATCTCCTCTACCCAAAAGCGAGAGACCAG aGTACATTGGAAAAGCACAAGTTCTTCGGATGTATTCCAGCCAGAGCACAGAAGAAAAAACTCCAAAGATAATGGAAGAGCACTGAAGAGTGAGGATTCTCCAACCCTCCTCACTCAGACATCATCCCATACTTTAGAGTTGTCTTTATCACCTCAACCAAAATACTTATTTTGCTATAGCAAAAAGTCTATTAAATTATGA
- the TBATA gene encoding protein TBATA isoform X4: MTTEVANQVAEHPLMRPRFLRGQPRTEQETQGTGQQDHQRGPGQNSFLIISRAHLYSRGTPYSQGHRETGKQTASKLGALQDLPQPHPGPSVESQPEKKPVHTPRSQGDSEPRKELVNSGTLNFEPVQEKVKAPKPQSPGTYRFGRLSHHSFFSRHHPHPQRVTHIQDLTGKPVCVVRDIGDQYSLTPSPQDPLWSRCLMKTPTIATPIGDPQSNQEPQLPSEAWKKELKTLASRIAVFTKENEPKDSEKEEPQREEGAKYSAETGRLIPASAQAFGRRHSRQGHRSSSSSSSRNGDIQTILKDQELLDDLTLPGVRFSGSVGRGHRAGLQGLHLPPRVPTSASSRHSYHHQPCVKTPHRSPKIEMDHSFLDWRVEGGTSPEVEETPKAEEAAGSQVDTPFTMDESQAELSAGPAHFSPQPVFWENITFFITSPDPGSSRVGRPTGSLKHSHQELRDSEPGASPWS, translated from the exons ATGACGACAGAGGTAGCAAATCAAGTGGCAGAGCATCCACTAATGAG GCCCAGATTCCTTAGAGGCCAACCGAGGACGGAACAGGAAACTCAGGGGACTGGTCAGCAAGACCATCAGAGGGGCCCGGGGCAGAACAGCTTTCTTATCATATCCAGAGCCCATCTATACTCCAGAGGGACCCCCTACAGCCAGGGCCACCGGGAGACGGGAAAGCAGACAGCAAGCAAGCTTGGAGCCTTGCAAGACCTACCCCAGCCTCATCCAGG TCCAAGTGTTGAGTCACAGCCTGAAAAGAAACCGGTGCACACGCCAAGGAGCCAAGGAGACAGTGAACCACGTAAAGAACTGGTGAACTCAGGGACTCTTAATTTCGAGCCTGTCCAGGAGAAAGTGAAGGCGCCCAAGCCCCAGAGTCCAGGCACCTATCGATTTGGCCGTCTCAGCCACCACTCCTTCTTCTCCcggcaccacccccacccccagagggtGACGCACATCCAAG ATCTCACTGGGAAGCCCGTGTGTGTTGTCAGGGACATCGGAGACCAGTACTCTCTGACCCCCTCGCCTCAAGACCCACTCTGGTCCCGCTGTCTGATGAAGACACCTACAATAGCCACCCCCATTGGGGACCCACAGTCGAATCAGGAGCCTCAGCTTCCTTCTG AGGCCTGGAAGAAGGAGTTGAAGACCCTGGCTTCTCGCATAGCTGTCTTCACCAAGGAAAATGAGCCGAAGGACAGCGAG aaggaggaacctcagagagaagagggggctaAGTACTCGGCTGAGACAGGGAGGCTCATCCCTGCTTCTGCCCAAGCCTTTGGCCGCCGCCACTCCCGCCAGGGTCACCGGAGCTCTTCTTCATCTTCAAGTAGAAATGGAGACATTCAGACCATCCTAAAAGATCAGGAGCTGCTG GACGACCTCACCTTGCCTGGAGTTAGGTTCTCGGGTTCCgtggggagggggcacagggcAG GACTACAAGGGCTTCACCTCCCACCAAGGGTCCCAACTTCAGCCAGCAGTAGACACAGCTACCATCACCAGCCCTGCGTAAAGACCCCCCATAGATCACCCAAAATAGAAATGGATCATTCTTTTCTTGACTGGAGAGTAGAGGGGGGGACAAGCCCTGAAGTAGAAGAGACACCAAAGGCTGAGGAGGCTGCTGGGAGCCAAGTGGACACGCCGTTCACCATGGACGAGTCCCAGGCTGAGCTATCTGCAGGACCAGCCCACTTCAGCCCTCAGCCTGTCTTCTGGGAGAACATCACCTTCTTTATAACATCTCCAGACCCTGGGAGTTCCAGGGTGGGGAGGCCCACGGGGTCCCTGAAACACTCACACCAAGAACTCAGGGACTCAGAACCCGGTGCGTCTCCCTGGAGCTGA
- the TBATA gene encoding protein TBATA isoform X5 encodes MTTEVANQVAEHPLMRPRFLRGQPRTEQETQGTGQQDHQRGPGQNSFLIISRAHLYSRGTPYSQGHRETGKQTASKLGALQDLPQPHPGPSVESQPEKKPVHTPRSQGDSEPRKELVNSGTLNFEPVQEKVKAPKPQSPGTYRFGRLSHHSFFSRHHPHPQRVTHIQDLTGKPVCVVRDIGDQYSLTPSPQDPLWSRCLMKTPTIATPIGDPQSNQEPQLPSEAWKKELKTLASRIAVFTKENEPKDSEKEEPQREEGAKYSAETGRLIPASAQAFGRRHSRQGHRSSSSSSSRNGDIQTILKDQELLVLELLCQILQTDSLRSIQFWLLYAPQKEKDLALGLLQTAVAQLLPQPLVSIPEEKLLNQLQEVQESQERLQLTPSSQSPKKTKTSPLPKSERPEYIGKAQVLRMYSSQSTEEKTPKIMEEH; translated from the exons ATGACGACAGAGGTAGCAAATCAAGTGGCAGAGCATCCACTAATGAG GCCCAGATTCCTTAGAGGCCAACCGAGGACGGAACAGGAAACTCAGGGGACTGGTCAGCAAGACCATCAGAGGGGCCCGGGGCAGAACAGCTTTCTTATCATATCCAGAGCCCATCTATACTCCAGAGGGACCCCCTACAGCCAGGGCCACCGGGAGACGGGAAAGCAGACAGCAAGCAAGCTTGGAGCCTTGCAAGACCTACCCCAGCCTCATCCAGG TCCAAGTGTTGAGTCACAGCCTGAAAAGAAACCGGTGCACACGCCAAGGAGCCAAGGAGACAGTGAACCACGTAAAGAACTGGTGAACTCAGGGACTCTTAATTTCGAGCCTGTCCAGGAGAAAGTGAAGGCGCCCAAGCCCCAGAGTCCAGGCACCTATCGATTTGGCCGTCTCAGCCACCACTCCTTCTTCTCCcggcaccacccccacccccagagggtGACGCACATCCAAG ATCTCACTGGGAAGCCCGTGTGTGTTGTCAGGGACATCGGAGACCAGTACTCTCTGACCCCCTCGCCTCAAGACCCACTCTGGTCCCGCTGTCTGATGAAGACACCTACAATAGCCACCCCCATTGGGGACCCACAGTCGAATCAGGAGCCTCAGCTTCCTTCTG AGGCCTGGAAGAAGGAGTTGAAGACCCTGGCTTCTCGCATAGCTGTCTTCACCAAGGAAAATGAGCCGAAGGACAGCGAG aaggaggaacctcagagagaagagggggctaAGTACTCGGCTGAGACAGGGAGGCTCATCCCTGCTTCTGCCCAAGCCTTTGGCCGCCGCCACTCCCGCCAGGGTCACCGGAGCTCTTCTTCATCTTCAAGTAGAAATGGAGACATTCAGACCATCCTAAAAGATCAGGAGCTGCTG GTCTTGGAACTCCTCTGTCAGATTCTTCAGACAGACTCTTTGAGATCTATCCAGTTCTGGCTACTCTACGCTCCCCAGAAGG AGAAGGACCTGGCATTGGGACTCCTCCAGACAGCAGTGGCTCAGCTTCTTCCTCAGCCCCTAGTCTCTATCCCAGAAGAGAAACTCCTGAACCAGCTCCAGGAAGTCCAGGAATCTCAAGAGAGACTACAGCTCACACCCTCCAG TCAATCCCCGAAGAAGACGAAGACATCTCCTCTACCCAAAAGCGAGAGACCAG aGTACATTGGAAAAGCACAAGTTCTTCGGATGTATTCCAGCCAGAGCACAGAAGAAAAAACTCCAAAGATAATGGAAGAGCACTGA
- the TBATA gene encoding protein TBATA isoform X2, giving the protein MTTEVANQVAEHPLMSPSVESQPEKKPVHTPRSQGDSEPRKELVNSGTLNFEPVQEKVKAPKPQSPGTYRFGRLSHHSFFSRHHPHPQRVTHIQDLTGKPVCVVRDIGDQYSLTPSPQDPLWSRCLMKTPTIATPIGDPQSNQEPQLPSEAWKKELKTLASRIAVFTKENEPKDSEKEEPQREEGAKYSAETGRLIPASAQAFGRRHSRQGHRSSSSSSSRNGDIQTILKDQELLDDLTLPGVRFSGSVGRGHRAGLQGLHLPPRVPTSASSRHSYHHQPCVKTPHRSPKIEMDHSFLDWRVEGGTSPEVEETPKAEEAAGSQVDTPFTMDESQAELSAGPAHFSPQPVFWENITFFITSPDPGSSRVGRPTGSLKHSHQELRDSEPGLGTPLSDSSDRLFEIYPVLATLRSPEGEGPGIGTPPDSSGSASSSAPSLYPRRETPEPAPGSPGISRETTAHTLQSIPEEDEDISSTQKRETRVHWKSTSSSDVFQPEHRRKNSKDNGRALKSEDSPTLLTQTSSHTLELSLSPQPKYLFCYSKKSIKL; this is encoded by the exons ATGACGACAGAGGTAGCAAATCAAGTGGCAGAGCATCCACTAATGAG TCCAAGTGTTGAGTCACAGCCTGAAAAGAAACCGGTGCACACGCCAAGGAGCCAAGGAGACAGTGAACCACGTAAAGAACTGGTGAACTCAGGGACTCTTAATTTCGAGCCTGTCCAGGAGAAAGTGAAGGCGCCCAAGCCCCAGAGTCCAGGCACCTATCGATTTGGCCGTCTCAGCCACCACTCCTTCTTCTCCcggcaccacccccacccccagagggtGACGCACATCCAAG ATCTCACTGGGAAGCCCGTGTGTGTTGTCAGGGACATCGGAGACCAGTACTCTCTGACCCCCTCGCCTCAAGACCCACTCTGGTCCCGCTGTCTGATGAAGACACCTACAATAGCCACCCCCATTGGGGACCCACAGTCGAATCAGGAGCCTCAGCTTCCTTCTG AGGCCTGGAAGAAGGAGTTGAAGACCCTGGCTTCTCGCATAGCTGTCTTCACCAAGGAAAATGAGCCGAAGGACAGCGAG aaggaggaacctcagagagaagagggggctaAGTACTCGGCTGAGACAGGGAGGCTCATCCCTGCTTCTGCCCAAGCCTTTGGCCGCCGCCACTCCCGCCAGGGTCACCGGAGCTCTTCTTCATCTTCAAGTAGAAATGGAGACATTCAGACCATCCTAAAAGATCAGGAGCTGCTG GACGACCTCACCTTGCCTGGAGTTAGGTTCTCGGGTTCCgtggggagggggcacagggcAG GACTACAAGGGCTTCACCTCCCACCAAGGGTCCCAACTTCAGCCAGCAGTAGACACAGCTACCATCACCAGCCCTGCGTAAAGACCCCCCATAGATCACCCAAAATAGAAATGGATCATTCTTTTCTTGACTGGAGAGTAGAGGGGGGGACAAGCCCTGAAGTAGAAGAGACACCAAAGGCTGAGGAGGCTGCTGGGAGCCAAGTGGACACGCCGTTCACCATGGACGAGTCCCAGGCTGAGCTATCTGCAGGACCAGCCCACTTCAGCCCTCAGCCTGTCTTCTGGGAGAACATCACCTTCTTTATAACATCTCCAGACCCTGGGAGTTCCAGGGTGGGGAGGCCCACGGGGTCCCTGAAACACTCACACCAAGAACTCAGGGACTCAGAACCCG GTCTTGGAACTCCTCTGTCAGATTCTTCAGACAGACTCTTTGAGATCTATCCAGTTCTGGCTACTCTACGCTCCCCAGAAGG AGAAGGACCTGGCATTGGGACTCCTCCAGACAGCAGTGGCTCAGCTTCTTCCTCAGCCCCTAGTCTCTATCCCAGAAGAGAAACTCCTGAACCAGCTCCAGGAAGTCCAGGAATCTCAAGAGAGACTACAGCTCACACCCTCCAG TCAATCCCCGAAGAAGACGAAGACATCTCCTCTACCCAAAAGCGAGAGACCAG aGTACATTGGAAAAGCACAAGTTCTTCGGATGTATTCCAGCCAGAGCACAGAAGAAAAAACTCCAAAGATAATGGAAGAGCACTGAAGAGTGAGGATTCTCCAACCCTCCTCACTCAGACATCATCCCATACTTTAGAGTTGTCTTTATCACCTCAACCAAAATACTTATTTTGCTATAGCAAAAAGTCTATTAAATTATGA